In the Cherax quadricarinatus isolate ZL_2023a chromosome 98, ASM3850222v1, whole genome shotgun sequence genome, one interval contains:
- the LOC128702535 gene encoding uncharacterized protein, translating into MWCVAVIVAVLAAVVAAEAEAGGVYDSPLPVAKCYPKIHYVTKYEQVLKEVPVPNKVFKTEVIPTVRYLTHVEKIYKDIYLTKYLPKYVTSTVFLPQVKVLTDYKIDYATDYKPVYVTKNEIIPKYVTQTYVDSVIKNQIVYETVYETKVVPQYITTYEVIYQTLYKTNFIPQLQTVYDTKYVEKTICPKLGY; encoded by the exons ATGTGGTGTGTGGCGGTGATCGTGGCGGTGTTAGCGGCGGTGGTAGCGGCGGAGGCGGAAGCTGGCGGTGTCTACGATTCTCCGTTACCTGTAGCCAAGTGTTACCCGAAAATACATTACGTTACTAAGTACGAGCAGGTCCTCAaggag GTTCCAGTACCTAACAAAGTCTTCAAGACCGAGGTGATTCCTACGGTCAGGTACCTAACGCACGTGGAGAAGATCTACAAGGACATCTATCTGACCAAGTACCTGCCCAAGTACGTGACCAGCACGGTCTTCCTGCCCCAGGTCAAGGTCCTCACGGACTACAAGATCGACTACGCCACGGACTACAAGCCAGTGTACGTCACCAAAAACGAGATTATCCCCAAGTACGTCACTCAGACGTACGTGGATAGCGTCATCAAGAACCAGATCGTCTACGAGACGGTCTACGAGACCAAGGTGGTGCCCCAGTACATCACTACATACGAAGTTATCTACCAAACTCTCTACAAGACCAACTTCATACCTCAATTACAGACTGTCTACGACACTAAGTACGTCGAAAAGACCATTTGTCCTAAATTGGGCTACTAA